The stretch of DNA CCGCAACTCGCGGACCACGGCGTCCCGCCAGTCCTCCCGGTCGTCGATGAATCCTCCGGGCAGGGCCACTCCCCCGCGCGCGGGGGCGATGGTCCGGGTCACGACGACCAGGGCGGTGCCCTTGGTGTCGTACACGGGCTGCAGGGCCACCGCCACGGGCAGCGGATTGCGATAGGCCGCCGTGCCGCAGGCGGCGCAGGTGCGGGGCCAGGTGGAAAGGCGGTCCCCGTAAGGCGCCCCGCAGCTCGAACAGTGGGAGCCCGGGGTGGGTTCGGCGCGGTGCTGGGTTGCGGACACGCCGCGGACTGTATCCGATCTCTGTCCGATCTCCGGTGGCGGTCTTTTCCTCCGGTGACGGTCTTTTCCTCCGGGGCCGGAT from Streptomyces sp. BA2 encodes:
- a CDS encoding NUDIX domain-containing protein, coding for MSATQHRAEPTPGSHCSSCGAPYGDRLSTWPRTCAACGTAAYRNPLPVAVALQPVYDTKGTALVVVTRTIAPARGGVALPGGFIDDREDWRDAVVRELREETGIGAASRDVRLVEALSAPDGYLLLFGLLPERPATELPEPAPTGETEGWHLLHRPAELAFPLHTLAVRAWFEGRYI